ACGTGGTCCTGTTCTTCCTCGCCAAGCGGATCTGGCGGATGGGCAAGGAACGCGGCTACCTGACCCAGGGCGATTTCCTCGAGGACCGGTACTCGAGCCGCGCGCTCGGCACGGTGTCGGCCATCCTCGGCGTCGTGTTCGTGCTGCCGTACCTGCAGCTGCAGATCACCGGGCTCGGGCTGATCGTCCGGCTCGTGACCGGCGACCACGCGTCCGGCACGCTCAGCATGATCGCGGGCAGCGTGCTGGTGGTCGCGTTCGTGCTGTGGGCCGGGCTGCGCGGCGTCGCGGCGACTTCGTATTTCAAGGACGCGATCATGCTCGTCGTCCTGGTGGTGCTGATCATCGCGGTGCCCGCGCATTTCGCCGGCGGCGTGTCCGGGGTGTTCCACAAGATCGACCAGCTGCATCCGGAGAAGCTGTTCGTGCACGCCGGGTCCAACGACCACACGTGGTTCATCACGAGCATGCTGGTCAGCGCGATCGGCGTCGGCCTGATGACGCTGCCGCACACCTGGCCCGCGCTGATGTCCGCGCGCGACCCGAAGGTGCTGCGCCGCAATTACACCTGGATGCCGGTGTACGAGCTGTGCCTGCTGCTGCCGATGATCATCGGGTTCGCCGCGATCCTGGTGGTGCCCAAAGGAAGCGACCCGAACGGCGTCCTGCTGACGCTGAGCAAGGACGCGCTGCCGGGCTGGGTCACCGGCCTCGTGGTCGTCGCCGCGACGGCCACCGCGATGGTGCCCGCGGCGGGCATCCTGATCGGCATTTCCTCTTTGGTGGCACGGAACATCACCCGGGTGCGCAGCGAGCGCAAGCAGTTCTGGATCAACCACGGGACGGTCGTGCTGGCCAGCGCGCTGGCCCTGGTGCTCGGCATCTTCCGGCCGGACCTGCTGGCGAACCTGCTGCTGCTCACGTACTCCGGATCGGTGCAGCTGGCCCCGGCGAACCTGCTGGGCTTCCTGAAGAAGGTCCCGGTCGGCAAGGCCCCGGTGTTCGCCGGGCTGCTCGCGGGCGAGGTCGTGGTGATCTGGCTGACCTTCGTGGACCCGAAACTCGTCGGCACGGTCAACGTCGGGCTGGTCGGGCTTGCCGTTAACGTGGTCGTGCTCGCGATCGCGGCAGCCATCGAACGGGCCGTGACCCGGTCCGGAGACGTTGTGCAGACAGGAGAACCGGTATGACGCGGACCCTTTTCACCGGCGGCACGGTGTTCGACGGGGCGGGCAGCGCGCCCGCGCCGGCGGACGTCGCGGTCGAGGACGGCCGGATCGTCGAGGTCGGCACGGGCCTCGACGGCGACCGCGCGGTGGACTGCGCCGGAGCGACGCTGCTGCCCGGGATGTTCGACTGCCACGTGCACGTCACGGTGTCCGACCTCGGGTTGCTGCAGCGGGTGCAGAAGCCGTTCTCGTACCAGTTCTACGAGGCCGCCCGGAACCTGTGGACGACGCTGAAGCTCGGCATCACCACGGTCCGCGACGCCGCCGGGGCCGATCTCGGCATCAAGCAGGCGGTCGCGGACGGCCTGATTCCCGGTCCCCGCTTGGAAATCGCGATCGGCCTGATCAGCCCGACCGGCGGGCACGGCGACGGATGGATGCCGTCCGGGCACTGCGTTCCGCTGTCGCTCCCGCACCCCGGCCGCCCGAGCGCGCTGGCCGACGGACCGGACGAGATGCGCCGAGTCGCACGGACGCTGTTGCGCGCCGGGGCCGACGTGCTGAAGGTCTGCACGACCGGTGGCGTGCTGTCTCCTCGGGACGATCCGCGGCATTCGCAGTTCACGCCGGAGGAATTGGACGTCCTGGTCGCCGAAGCGACCATGCAGGGCCGCGCGGTGATGGCCCACGCCCAGGGCGCGGAGGGGGTCAAGAACGCCGTCCGCGCCGGGATCCGGTCGATCGAACACGGCATCTACCTCGACGACGAAGCGATCGAACTGATGCTCGCGCACGGCACCTGGCTCGTCCCGACGCTGGTGGCCCCGGTGAACGTCATCCGCGCGGCCGCCGCCGGTGCCGCCCTGCCGGACGCGGTGGTGCAGAAGGCGAAAGAGGTCGCGGAGGTCCACCTCGATTCGGTGCGCCGGGCCGCCGAAGCCGGGGTCCGGATCGCGATGGGCACCGACAGCGGCGTCGGCCCGCACGGGACGAACCTCGAAGAGCTGGAACTGATGCGCTCGGCCGGGATGAGCCCCGCGGACGTGCTGGTCGCCGCCACGTCGTCGGCCGCTCGGCTGCTGGGCAAGGACGCCGAACTGGGCCGGCTGGCTCCCGGATATCGCGCGGATCTCGTGGTCGTTTCGGGCGATGTGTACGATTTCCCGGCTCTGGCGGGGAACGTTCGGGAAGTGTGGCAGGACGGAGCGCGCGCGGTTTAGGCCGGTAGCTTCATGATCACGGCATACTGTCCGCCGTGATCATGAAAACCGGGGAACGCCACGCGTCCTGGCTCGAACTTTTCTTCGACCTGGTGGCGGTCGCCGGCGTCGCCCAGCTTTCGCACCTCGTGCGCGGAACGACTTCCTGGAGCGACGCCGGCCTCTACGTCGTGTGCTTCCTCGCGTTCTGGACCGCGTGGATGTGCTTCACCGTGTACGGCAACGTCACCGGCGAAGCGGCCCGCACGATGCCGGTGCTGCTGGCGATGGCCGGACTGGTTTTCATGGCCGGTTCGGTGCACGACCTCGGCGAGCACGCGCAGGGCTTCGCCATCTCGTATGTGGCCGTGCGCGCGCTTGCGAGCCGGGTGTGGGAAGGCCGCGAAAGCACGCGGATCATCGTCGAATGGCCCGTGGTGCACGCCGGGATGGGCGTGGTGCCGTGGGTTGTTTCGTTGTGGGTCGACGCGCCGTGGAAGTACGCGCTGTGGGCGCTCGGGCTGGGGATCGACCTGGTGGCCGGGCTGACCATGTCGGGGGAGCAGGTGGCGGAACGGGTCGCGGAACGGGTCTCCCAGTCCAAGCGATCCGCTCCGGGGCTGGCTTTCGCGCATCTGGACATCGCGCATTTCGGCGAGCGCTTGGGACTTTTCACGATCATCGTGCTCGGCGAGGGCGTCCTGACGGTCACCGACGCGATGACCGAGATCCCGGACTGGGAGTGGCCGCTGCTCTCGACCGTGCTCGGGGTTTTGGCGCTGCTGGCGGCTTTGTGGGGAGCGGCGCTGTACCAGGGGTTCGGCGGGATCCCGTATTTGTCGCAGACCGCTTGGGGGCCGCGCGTTCTGCTGCCGGTGCACTGCCTGGTGGCCGGTCTGCTGGCGGCTTTGGCGGCGGGTTTCGGGGATGCCGTGGAGTCTGTCGCGCATGGGCATGTCGCCGCGGGGACGCGATGGTTGCTGTGCGGATGCGTCGCGGCGTTCACAATGGTGGGCGTGGTCGCACGGGCGGCTTCCGGGATGTGGCGGGGGTGGGATTTCGCCGCGGTGCTCGCCGGGGTGGGGATTCCGGCCGCGTTGGCCTTCCTCGGCGGGGCGCTGACTCCGCCGCGGTTTTTGTGGGTGTTGCTGCTGGCCGTGCTGCCGGGGTTGGTGCGGGAGTTTCCTTGGCGTCGGCGGGGTGCTGCTGCGGGCGCGGAAGGTCCGTGAAGGGCTCCTTGAGGGACCTCACGTCCGTGAAGGAGCCCCTCACGGACAGCCCCGATCCGGGCCGGGCACCCTGACGGTGTCGGCGAGGGGGACCCTGACGGACTCAGCGTCGATGAAGGTGCCCTTCGCGGCTTTCGGTGTGGGTGAAGGGACCCTTCGCGGCTTCGGCGTGTGTGAGGGTGCCCTTCGCTGCTTTCGGTGTGCGTGAGGGTGTCCCTCGCTGCTTTCGGCGTGGGTGAAGGGACCCTTCGCGGCTTCGGCGTGCGCGAGAGTCCCCCTCGCTGCTTTCGGTGTGTGTGAGCGTGCCCTTCGCGGCTTTCGGCGTGGTCTCGCACGCGGAGCGTGCGTGAAGGGACCCTTCACGGCTTCGGCGTGCGTGAGGGTGCCCCTCGCTGCTTTCGGCGTGGGTGAAGGGACCCTTCACGGCTTCGGCGTGCGTGAGGGTGCCCCTCGCCGCCTTCGGCGCGCGTGAAGGTGCCCCTCACGACTCTCAGGCGTTGGCGAGAAGTTCCTTCAACGCCGCCGCGAACTTGGCCGGATTGCGTTGCGGCGCCAGGTGCGCACCCGGCGTCTCGGTGAACGGCAGCCCGAGTTCGAGCGCGAGGATTTTGGCGGGCTGGTAGTGGTACCAGCCGCGGCTGGCCTCCCCGGCGACCGGCACGATCTCGGTGTTCGTCCGGCGCAGCGCGCGCAAGTCCGGCAGGTAGTCGAAGAACTCGGTCAGCTCGCGGTCGAACAGCCGGAGCCAGTCGGCCTCGTTCGGCAGCCGCAGATGCGGCAGGTCGGGCAGGGCGGCGCCGGCGATCCCGTCCGCGAACCGCGTGACCGCCCCCATCAGATCACCCGAACGGGCCAACCGAACCTGCGCCGCGGCGGCCTCGAGAATGCCCGCGGCGTCCGGCATGAGCTGGATCGCGGGCGGCTCGTGCGCGACGAACGTGGCAACCCGATCCGGGTACCGCGCGACGAGATCCAGCCCGATCAACGCACCGGCACTGGTGCCGAACATCGAAACCGGCCCGGTGCCGCCGACGTGGTCGAGCACCGCGAGGGCGTCGTCCGCCTGCAGGGCCACCGGAACGGGCCCGGTCGTGGTGTCCGTGCTGGAAAAATGGCCGCGGCGATCGTAGGTGATCACGGTGAAATCCGTGCGCAAGAGCTTGACCAGCGCCCGGAACGAGTCCGCCGAACCGGTGCCGCCGGGGACCAGCAGCAGCCGCGGCCCCTCGCCGGTCGTGCGGACGGCCAGTTCCCCGCCCTCGACCGGACAGCGATGCTGGGCAGTCTCCGCATCTTCCGCGATCATGCCGAGAGTCAAGCACAACCCGGTTCACCCGATCGCTTCCGGGACGCCGGTTTTTGTCGGTGGCGGGTGCGAGACTCCGGGAATGACGAGTTGGGATGAGTTCAGTGCCGCCGCCCCGTCACTGGCCTCGCGCGTACGAGCCCGCTTCGCCGCCGCGGATTCGCACGTCTTGGCCACTTTGCGACGCGACGGCGCGCCACGAGTAAGCGGTTCGGAGATCGACTTCCGCGACGGCGAGGCGTACCTCGGGTCGATGCTCGGCGCGGTCAAGGCCCGCGATCTCCAACGCGACGACCGGTTCGCGCTCCACGCGTTCCCCGGCATCGAGGACGACTGCGACGCGAAAATCGCCGGCCACGCGGTGGAGATCACCGACCCGGCGGAGGTCGCGCGCGTCCAGGAGGGGCAGGAAAGCCACCTGTTCCGGCTGGATCTGCGAGAGGCCGTGGTGACGTGGGTGGAAGACAACACGCTGTGGATCGAATCGTGGCACCCCGGCAGCTGGGTGCGCTTCGCGAGACCGGACAACGGCCCCGCGGTGCGGACGGAACTGGAGGTGAGCTGACGGGGCTGCTTGGCGGATCCCGCTGAGATCCGGTGAGGGAGCGACGGCCGGGGAAGCATGTCGGGTTTGGGCGAGGCAGTGGGGCGCGCTCAGACGCGAGGATGCGCCGCGCCCGAGAAAGCGCAGCTGCTCGACTGACGCGACCCGGTCGCGGCGGCACCATCGTCGACCTTCTGAAGCGCGGACGCAGTAGACGGCGACCGCGCTGGTCTGCGGTGACGTCCGGCTGGGCTTCGCCGCCCGCAGCGACGGTCTTGCCGCGGGGGAGAAGCGTACAGCGCCAGAAACCCTAGTCTGGCCTGATGAAACTCACCTCCACCGTCCTAGACGCACCCGACCCCCGCACGCTGGCCGAGTTCTACCGGAAGCTGCTCGGATGGCCGATCGGCACTGACGAACCGGAGTGGGTCACGTTGCGCCCACCCGGCGGCGGGGCAGGGCTGTCGTTTCAGCTGGAAACCCAGTACGTGCCCCCGGTCTGGCCCGCGACCGTCGGGGAGCAGCAGATGCAACTGCACCTCGACTTCGAGGTCGACGGACGCACGGCGCTGCAAGCCGCAGTCACAAAGGCGGTCGCCGCGGGTGCGCGGGTGGCGGAGTTCCAGCCGCAACCCCACGTGCGCGTACTGCTGGACCCGGCAGGGCACCCGTTCTGCCTCTGGACTGACGACCGGCCCTAGTGACGCGCGAAGTTCCCTTGCCGCAACGACATTCGTGCCAGCGCGGCAAGAAACGGCCCGAACGCCGTCACACAGATCGGCGACCTCTCGGCCAACGGACACGCCGGTCCTGCGCCGGTGAACTCAGCTCCGCTGCAGAATTGTCGCGGTGGCGATCGCTCCGTCAGTGCACGTCGACACCAGCACTGTCGTCCCGCAGATCAGCGACCTCGGGCAACGGGCACGGTGGTGCTGCGCCGCTGAACTCAGATCCACTCGAAAACCGTCGCGGTGGCGATCGCCCCGCCTGCGCACGTCGAAAGCAGCACCGTCGTCCCGCACCTCGGACAACGGACACACCAGGCCCCCGGGGAACTCAGATCCGCTCCAGGATCGTCGCCGTAGCCATCGCCCCGCCAGCGCACATCGACACCAGCGCCGTCGTCGCGTCCCGCCGTTCCAGTTCGTGCAGCGCGGTCGTCAACAACCGCGCGCCGGTGCTCCCTACCGGATGTCCCAGCGCGATCGCCCCGCCGTTCACGTTCACCCGCGACTCGTCCGGATTGTGCATGCGCTGCCACGAAAGCACGACCGACGCGAAGGCCTCGTTCACCTCGAACAGGTCCACGTCCCCGATCTTCATCCCGGCCGCCTCCAAGACCCTCGTCGTGGCCTGGACCGGGCCGTCGAGGTGGTAGTACGGTTCCGCGCCGACGAGCGCTTGCCGCCGGATTCGGGCGCGGGGGCGAAGGCCCAGCGAGCGGGCCAGCGAGGCGTCCATGATCAGCACCGCCGCGGCGCCGTCGGAGATCTGGGACGACGAGCCCGCCGTGTGGATTCCGTCCGGCACCACGGGCTTCAACCGTGCCAGACCCTCCATTGTGGTCTCGCGCAAGCCCTGATCCCGGTCCACCACCCCGGCTTCCGTCGTGACCGGCACGATTTCCCGGGAGAAATGCCCGGCCGACCACGCGGCCGCGGCATTGGCCTGCGACCGCACGCCGAAAGCGTCGACGTCCTCGCGCGTGATGCCTCGCCGGATCGCGATCCGTTCCGCCGCACCGTATTGGTCCGGCATGTCGATCGACCACGAGTCCGGCTTGGGGGAGCCGACGCCCTCGCCGCGGTTCGCGCCCAGCGGCACCCGGCTCATCGCTTCCGCACCGCAGGCCACGCCGACGCTGATCGCGTCCGCCGCGATCAACCCGGCCACCAGATGCGCGGCCTGCTGCGCCGAACCGCATTGCGCGTCGATCGTCGTGGCTCCGGTCGATTCCGGCAGGCCCGCGTGCAGCCACGCGGTGCGGGTCAGGTTGCCGCACTGCTCGCCCGCCTGCGTGACCGCTCCGCCGATCACCTGCTCCACCTGAGCCGGATCGATGCCGGCCCGTTCGACCACCCCGCGCACCGCCGCGCCCAGCAGTTCGGCCGCGTGCAGGCCGGACAGCCAGCCGCCGCGCTTGCCGATCGGCGTGCGTGCCGCGGCCACGATCACCGGTTCGCCCACGAGTGTCCCCTTCCGAAGCTCCGTCCCCGGCAAAACTAGAACACGTTCCTATTAATGACAAGCGACCGCATGACAGCACGGAAGTCGATCACTGCGGGATGAGCAAGCGCTCACCTGCGCAAATTGGTTCTGGAACGGTAAAGTAAACAGGTTTCACTCAAGCGGGTTCCGTTGGTTAACACCGTATGCTCTACTGGGGTCATAGAACGCGTTGCAGTTGGGTATCACCGCCGATCCCGCGCAGGAGGCCAAGCCGTGGCAGCCCCCCTTTTGCCCGCCGGTTTCGACTTCACCGATCCGGACCTCTACGCCAGCCGGCTGCCCCTGGAGGAGTTCGCCGAACTCCGCCGCACGGCGCCCGTCTGGTGGAACCCGCAGCCGCACAACACCGCAGGCTTCGGCGACGACGGCTACTGGGTCGTCACGCGCCACGCCGACGTCAAGGCGGTCTCGCGCGACAGCGAGCTCTACTCGTCGAGGGAAAAGACCGCGATCATCCGGTTCGACGACCAGATGACGGCCGAGGGCCTCGACGCCAACCGGCTCGTCCTGCTGAACATGGACGCGCCGCAGCACACCAAGCTCCGCCGCATCGTGTCGAAGGGGTTCACCCCGCGCTCGATCGCGAAGCTCGAGGACACCCTGCGCGACCGCGCCGAGCGGATCGTGCACGAGGCCAAGAAGAAGGGCTCCGGCGACTTCGTCACCGACGTCGCGTGCGAGCTGCCGCTGCAGGCGATCGCCGAACTGATCGGCGTGCCGCAGGAGGACCGGCTCAAGATCTTCGACTGGTCCAACCAGATGATCGCCTACGACGACCCGGAATACGACCTCGAGCCGATCGCCGCGTCCGCGGAGCTCGTCGACTACGCCTGGAACATGGCCGAGGACCGCCGCCGCTGCCCGATGGACGACATCGTCACGAAGCTCGTCCAGGCCGACGTCGACGGCGAATCGCTCGGCTCCGACGAGTTCGGGTTCTTCGTGATCCTGCTGGCCGTCGCGGGCAACGAGACCACCCGCAACGCGATCACGCACGGCATGAAGGCGTTCCTCGACCACCCGGACCAGTGGGACATCTTCAAGGAGCAGCGCCCGAAGACCGCGCCGGACGAGATCGTCCGCTGGGCGACGCCGGTCGTCGCGTTCCAGCGCACCGCGACCCGCGACACCGAACTCGGCGGCGCGCGGATCCGCAAGGGCGACCGCGTCGGGATGTTCTACAGCTCGGCCAACTTCGACCCCGAAGTCTTCGACGAACCCGGCAAGTTCGACATCCTCCGCGAGGACAACCAGCACGTCGGCTTCGGCGGCACCGGTTCGCACTACTGCATCGGCGCGAACCTCGCCCGGCTGGAGATCGACCTGATCTTCAACGCGATCGCCGACGTGATGCCGGGCATCGCCAAGGTCTCCGCGCCCGAGCGGCTGCGTTCCAGCTGGCTCAACGGGATCAAGCACTACCAGGTCCGCTACGCCTGAGCAGGCGAAACGCCCGGGCGAACGGCTTGTCCGGCAAGGCGCGCGACGCACCGGCATGATGGCCCCGTGCGCACGACGGTAGACGTGGAATTCGGCGTCCGGGTGACGAAACCCGGCCTCGCCGCGATTTCGGTCGCCGCCGTGCGCGCGGACGCCGGCGAACTCGCCGTGTCCGACGCCGGTTCCGCGCGCACCGCCGAATTCGAACACGGCACTCGCGCGGAGGTGTACGACCTCGCCGAGGGAGAGCACCGCGTCACCTACCACGGCGAACGCGTGCTGCATCGCGGCAACGCCGAATCCGTCACGCTCGCCGACATCGCGCGGTACACGCGGCCCAGCCGGTACTGCCCGTCCGACCGGATGGGCGGTCTGCTGCCACCGGGCATCGGCGAGCTGACCGGCGCGCGGGCGCGAGTGCAGGCGATCGTCGACCACGTACACCGCAGGCTCGCGTACGTCGTCGGCTCCGGCGGCCCCACCCACGACGCCATCGACACGCTCCTCGCCGGCGAAGGCGTCTGTCGCGACTTCGCGCACGTATGCGTCGCGTTGTGCCGCCTCGTCGACGTACCCGCGCGCTACACGTCGGTGTATGCGCCGGGTCTGCAGCCGATGGACTTCCACGCGGTCTTCGAAGCAGGCATCGACGGCCGCTGGTACGTCTTCGACGCCACCCGGTTGGCCCCGCGCCAGACCATGCTCCGCATCGCCACCGGACGCGACGCCGCCGACACCCCGTTCCTCGCGACGCTGGGCTGCGAACTCGACTTCCTCGGCGCGACTGTCTTCGCCACGACCGACGAACCGCTGCCGCGTGACGACGGGCACGCCCCGGTCGTACTGGCCTGAATGCGTGTCTTTTGCGACAAAGAGCGCGTCCGCTGGGTAAACAGTGACGGTGAAGCGTTCCAGCAAGACCCCGGGGCCGAGCAAGTGGGCCCGCGCGCGTGCCCGGTACCGATGGCTGGACCACATCGCACGCGCCACCAACCGGTACATCGACTACGGCGGTTATCACTACGTCGCGTCGATTACCTACTTCAGCCTGCTGTCGCTGGTGCCGATCCTGATGGTGGCCTCGTCGGCGGCCGGCTTCGTGCTCGCGACGCAGCCGCACCTGCTCGACGCGCTGGTACGCGGCATTTCCGGCTCGCTGCCCGGCCCGATCGGCTCCCAGGTCTCGTCGCTCCTGACCGGGTTCGTCGAGCAGCGCACCGGGGTCGGGGTCGCCGGTCTGGTCGTCGGCCTGTACTCCGGCTGGAACTGGATGAACGCGCTGCGGGACGCGCTCACCGCGATGTACGGCCAGAACCGGTCCGAAGGCCCGCTGCTGCGCACGATCCTGATGGACGTGCTGGCGCTGCTCGGCCTCGCCGCGGCGCTGCTGGTGTCGTTCGGGATCTCGGTGTCCGGCACCGCGGTCGGCCGTTCGCTGCTGGGGCTGGTCGGCGTCGAGGACACGAGCTGGGGGCACAACCTGCTGTCGTTCGTCTCGGTGCCGCTGGCGCTGCTCGCCGACTGGCTGGTGTTCCTGTGGGTGCTCACCCGGCTGCCGCGGGAACGCGTCGGCTGGCGCAGCGCGATGCGCGGCGCGGTCGCCGCGGCGGTGGGCTTCGAACTGCTCAAACTGGCCGGCGGGTTCTACCTGAACTTGATCAGCAAATCGCCGTCCGGCGTGGCGTTCGGTTCGGTCATCGGTCTGCTGTTCTTCATCTCGCTGATCGCCCGGATGCTCATCTACATCACGGCCTGGACCGCGACCGCCCGCGACGCGCCGCGCAAGCCGATCCAGCCCCCGGCGGCGACGCAGCTGCGGCCGATCATCGCCCCCAAGCAGAACAGCGGCAAGGCGGCGCTGCTGGGGGCGGTGGTCGGGGCGTTGGGGACAGCGGTCGCGTTGAGAAGGGGGCGGCGGAGGGACTCGTGAGTGGTTAAGCCGGTTCTAACCGGCCGGAACACTCACGAGGGCTTTTCCGCCCCGACGACCCACATGCTGAAATACTGCGAGCCGCCGCCGTAAGCGTGGCCCATCGCGACCCGAGCCCCGTCCACCTGATAATCGCCCGCGCGGCCCATCACCTGCTTCGCCGCTTCGGAGAACCGCAGCATCCCGGACGCGCCAATGGGATTCGACGACAGCACGCCGCCCGACGGGTTCACCGGCAGCCGCCCGCCGATCGCCGTATCGCCGGCCTCGGTAATCTTCCAGCCCTCTCCCTCGGCGGCGAAGCCGAGGTTTTCCAGCCACATCGGCTCGAACCAGGAGAATGGCACGTAAATCTCCGCGACGTCCACTTCGGACAGTGGATCGGCGATGCCCGCGTCGCGCCACAACGCCGCTGCCGCGTCGCGACCGGCTTGCGGGCTGACCTGGTCGCGTCCGGCGAACGTCGTGGGCTCGGTCCGCATCGCGGTCGCGTGGATCCACGCCGCACCGCCCGGCACCGCGTCCCCGGCGGCTTCGTCGCCGAGCACCATCGCGCAGGCGCCGTCGGAGGACGGGCACGTTTCGTCGTACCGGATCGGGTCCCACAGCATCTGCGACGCCTGCACCGATTCGACCGTGATGTCGGCCTGCTGCAGATGCGCGTACGGATTCAACGCGCCGTTGCGCCGATCCTTCGCCGCCACAATCGCGCCGATGTGTTCCGGCGCGCCGGAACGGCGGATGTACGACCGGACGTGCGGCGCGAAGTACCCACCGGCTCCAGCGCCGACCGGCATCTGAAACGGCGGCAGAATCGACAGGCCCCACATCGCGTTCGATTCGGACTGCTTCTCGAACGCCACCGTCAGCACGCGCCGGTGCACGCCGGACTGGATCAGCGAAGCGGCGACCAACGCGGTCGACCCGCCGACCGAACCCGCGGTGTGCACGCGAATCAGCGGTTTCCCGTTCGCCCCCAACGCGTCCGAGAGGAACAGTTCGGGCATCATGACGCCCTCGAACAGGTCCGGCGCCTTGCCGATCACGACGGCCTCGATGTCGTCCCACCCGACCTGGGCGTCCGTCATCGCGCGGTCGATCGCCTCGCGGAGCAGACCGGCCATCGACACGTCAGTGCGCTTCGCGCGGTGGTGCGTCTGCCCGGTCCCGAGCACCGCGGCGAGCTGTTTCGTCATCGTGCCTCCAGCACGGCGAGGAGGTTCTGCTGCAGGGCAGGTCCGCTGGTCGCGTGGGCGAGCGTCTTGGCCGCTTCGCCGCGGTGGATGCGCGCGGCGGCCTCGCCGATCCGCGCGAGGCCGGCGGAGAACATCGGGTTCCCGGTGAGCGCGCCGCCGGACGGGTTG
The nucleotide sequence above comes from Amycolatopsis sp. AA4. Encoded proteins:
- a CDS encoding sodium:solute symporter translates to MILAFTLAGILLIGVLGFVGRRRPAADLAEWTVGGRKFGALTMWFLQAGEVFTTFTFLGMAGLAFSGGVAAMYALPYVPIAYVVLFFLAKRIWRMGKERGYLTQGDFLEDRYSSRALGTVSAILGVVFVLPYLQLQITGLGLIVRLVTGDHASGTLSMIAGSVLVVAFVLWAGLRGVAATSYFKDAIMLVVLVVLIIAVPAHFAGGVSGVFHKIDQLHPEKLFVHAGSNDHTWFITSMLVSAIGVGLMTLPHTWPALMSARDPKVLRRNYTWMPVYELCLLLPMIIGFAAILVVPKGSDPNGVLLTLSKDALPGWVTGLVVVAATATAMVPAAGILIGISSLVARNITRVRSERKQFWINHGTVVLASALALVLGIFRPDLLANLLLLTYSGSVQLAPANLLGFLKKVPVGKAPVFAGLLAGEVVVIWLTFVDPKLVGTVNVGLVGLAVNVVVLAIAAAIERAVTRSGDVVQTGEPV
- a CDS encoding amidohydrolase family protein, giving the protein MTRTLFTGGTVFDGAGSAPAPADVAVEDGRIVEVGTGLDGDRAVDCAGATLLPGMFDCHVHVTVSDLGLLQRVQKPFSYQFYEAARNLWTTLKLGITTVRDAAGADLGIKQAVADGLIPGPRLEIAIGLISPTGGHGDGWMPSGHCVPLSLPHPGRPSALADGPDEMRRVARTLLRAGADVLKVCTTGGVLSPRDDPRHSQFTPEELDVLVAEATMQGRAVMAHAQGAEGVKNAVRAGIRSIEHGIYLDDEAIELMLAHGTWLVPTLVAPVNVIRAAAAGAALPDAVVQKAKEVAEVHLDSVRRAAEAGVRIAMGTDSGVGPHGTNLEELELMRSAGMSPADVLVAATSSAARLLGKDAELGRLAPGYRADLVVVSGDVYDFPALAGNVREVWQDGARAV
- a CDS encoding low temperature requirement protein A codes for the protein MKTGERHASWLELFFDLVAVAGVAQLSHLVRGTTSWSDAGLYVVCFLAFWTAWMCFTVYGNVTGEAARTMPVLLAMAGLVFMAGSVHDLGEHAQGFAISYVAVRALASRVWEGRESTRIIVEWPVVHAGMGVVPWVVSLWVDAPWKYALWALGLGIDLVAGLTMSGEQVAERVAERVSQSKRSAPGLAFAHLDIAHFGERLGLFTIIVLGEGVLTVTDAMTEIPDWEWPLLSTVLGVLALLAALWGAALYQGFGGIPYLSQTAWGPRVLLPVHCLVAGLLAALAAGFGDAVESVAHGHVAAGTRWLLCGCVAAFTMVGVVARAASGMWRGWDFAAVLAGVGIPAALAFLGGALTPPRFLWVLLLAVLPGLVREFPWRRRGAAAGAEGP
- a CDS encoding alpha/beta fold hydrolase gives rise to the protein MIAEDAETAQHRCPVEGGELAVRTTGEGPRLLLVPGGTGSADSFRALVKLLRTDFTVITYDRRGHFSSTDTTTGPVPVALQADDALAVLDHVGGTGPVSMFGTSAGALIGLDLVARYPDRVATFVAHEPPAIQLMPDAAGILEAAAAQVRLARSGDLMGAVTRFADGIAGAALPDLPHLRLPNEADWLRLFDRELTEFFDYLPDLRALRRTNTEIVPVAGEASRGWYHYQPAKILALELGLPFTETPGAHLAPQRNPAKFAAALKELLANA
- a CDS encoding pyridoxamine 5'-phosphate oxidase family protein codes for the protein MTSWDEFSAAAPSLASRVRARFAAADSHVLATLRRDGAPRVSGSEIDFRDGEAYLGSMLGAVKARDLQRDDRFALHAFPGIEDDCDAKIAGHAVEITDPAEVARVQEGQESHLFRLDLREAVVTWVEDNTLWIESWHPGSWVRFARPDNGPAVRTELEVS
- a CDS encoding VOC family protein, yielding MKLTSTVLDAPDPRTLAEFYRKLLGWPIGTDEPEWVTLRPPGGGAGLSFQLETQYVPPVWPATVGEQQMQLHLDFEVDGRTALQAAVTKAVAAGARVAEFQPQPHVRVLLDPAGHPFCLWTDDRP
- a CDS encoding steroid 3-ketoacyl-CoA thiolase; the encoded protein is MGEPVIVAAARTPIGKRGGWLSGLHAAELLGAAVRGVVERAGIDPAQVEQVIGGAVTQAGEQCGNLTRTAWLHAGLPESTGATTIDAQCGSAQQAAHLVAGLIAADAISVGVACGAEAMSRVPLGANRGEGVGSPKPDSWSIDMPDQYGAAERIAIRRGITREDVDAFGVRSQANAAAAWSAGHFSREIVPVTTEAGVVDRDQGLRETTMEGLARLKPVVPDGIHTAGSSSQISDGAAAVLIMDASLARSLGLRPRARIRRQALVGAEPYYHLDGPVQATTRVLEAAGMKIGDVDLFEVNEAFASVVLSWQRMHNPDESRVNVNGGAIALGHPVGSTGARLLTTALHELERRDATTALVSMCAGGAMATATILERI
- a CDS encoding cytochrome P450, whose protein sequence is MAAPLLPAGFDFTDPDLYASRLPLEEFAELRRTAPVWWNPQPHNTAGFGDDGYWVVTRHADVKAVSRDSELYSSREKTAIIRFDDQMTAEGLDANRLVLLNMDAPQHTKLRRIVSKGFTPRSIAKLEDTLRDRAERIVHEAKKKGSGDFVTDVACELPLQAIAELIGVPQEDRLKIFDWSNQMIAYDDPEYDLEPIAASAELVDYAWNMAEDRRRCPMDDIVTKLVQADVDGESLGSDEFGFFVILLAVAGNETTRNAITHGMKAFLDHPDQWDIFKEQRPKTAPDEIVRWATPVVAFQRTATRDTELGGARIRKGDRVGMFYSSANFDPEVFDEPGKFDILREDNQHVGFGGTGSHYCIGANLARLEIDLIFNAIADVMPGIAKVSAPERLRSSWLNGIKHYQVRYA
- a CDS encoding transglutaminase family protein, coding for MRTTVDVEFGVRVTKPGLAAISVAAVRADAGELAVSDAGSARTAEFEHGTRAEVYDLAEGEHRVTYHGERVLHRGNAESVTLADIARYTRPSRYCPSDRMGGLLPPGIGELTGARARVQAIVDHVHRRLAYVVGSGGPTHDAIDTLLAGEGVCRDFAHVCVALCRLVDVPARYTSVYAPGLQPMDFHAVFEAGIDGRWYVFDATRLAPRQTMLRIATGRDAADTPFLATLGCELDFLGATVFATTDEPLPRDDGHAPVVLA